In Antennarius striatus isolate MH-2024 chromosome 10, ASM4005453v1, whole genome shotgun sequence, one DNA window encodes the following:
- the LOC137602505 gene encoding neuronal acetylcholine receptor subunit alpha-3-like: MNFSGKLTNVLLLGLLAAQGCFSSKGEDRLFRRLFRRYNQFIRPVENVSDPVTVEFEVSISQLVKVDEVNQIMETNLWLRHVWNDYKLRWAPIEYDGIEFIRVPSNKIWRPDIVLYNNAVGDFLVEDKTKALLKFDGTITWVPPAIFKSSCPMDITYFPFDYQNCSMKFGSWTYDKAKIDLVLIGSKVNLKDFWESGEWEIIDAPGYKHDIKYNCCEEIYPDITYSFYIRRLPLFYTINLIIPCLLISFLTVLVFYLPSDCGEKVTLCISVLLSLTVFLLVITETIPSTSLVIPLIGEYLLFTMIFVTLSIVITVFVLNVHYRTPMTHTMPEWVRAVFLGVLPKVMLMRRPIDQGCSTPANTAGGLAVGGGSSGGNKKRKNSIGGGSSSGSVSIGGITGGVACPPLDGGAGVGGAASAGGSMNCVDYGSMTRDIKRDMNRRFPYRGKEVPTPVPPTMVPPPPPSQASQTQGPQESELPKPPRPLNAPSPVSAVVAFSVVSPEIKQAIESVKYIAENMRTRNKAKEIEDDWKYVAMVIDRIFLWVFVMVCVLGTLGLFLQPLISFLK, encoded by the exons gcTGTTTTTCATCCAAGGGGGAGGACAGATTATTTCGACGGTTGTTCAGGAGATACAACCAGTTCATCCGACCAGTCGAGAATGTATCTGATCCAGTTACGGTGGAATTTGAGGTTTCCATATCTCAACTGGTCAAAGTG GATGAAGTGAATCAGATTATGGAAACCAATCTGTGGCTGAGACAC GTGTGGAATGATTACAAACTGAGATGGGCCCCGATTGAGTACGATGGGATCGAGTTCATACGAGTTCCATCCAATAAAATTTGGAGGCCAGACATTGTTTTGTACAACAA TGCTGTTGGCGACTTCCTTGTTGAAGACAAGACCAAAGCATTGCTGAAGTTTGATGGAACTATAACCTGGGTCCCTCCAGCTATTTTCAAATCGTCCTGCCCCATGGACATCACCTACTTCCCCTTCGACTACCAGAACTGTTCCATGAAGTTTGGATCTTGGACTTATGACAAAGCCAAGATCGACCTGGTGCTCATTGGCTCTAAG GTGAACCTCAAGGACTTCTGGGAAAGTGGAGAGTGGGAGATCATTGATGCACCAGGTTACAAGCATGACATCAAGTATAACTGCTGCGAGGAGATCTACCCGGATATCACCTACTCCTTCTACATCCGTCGCCTGCCTCTCTTCTACACCATCAATCTCATCATCCCTtgcctcctcatctccttccTCACAGTGCTGGTCTTTTACCTCCCATCTGACTGTGGTGAAAAAGTCACTTTGTGTatctctgtcctcctctccctgACTGTGTTCCTCCTGGTCATCACTGAGACCATCCCCTCGACATCTCTCGTCATACCTCTGATTGGCGAGTACCTCCTCTTCACCATGATTTTTGTCACCCTCAGCATCGTCATCACCGTCTTTGTGCTGAATGTTCACTACCGCACCCCAATGACTCACACTATGCCAGAGTGGGTGAGGGCTGTGTTCCTTGGGGTGCTACCCAAGGTGATGCTCATGAGGAGACCTATTGACCAGGGCTGCTCCACCCCTGCCAATACTGCAGGAGGGCTTGCTGTAGGAGGAGGGAGCAGTGGAGGaaacaagaagagaaagaatAGCATCGGAGGTGGAAGCAGCTCAGGGAGTGTGAGCATTGGAGGCATAACTGGAGGTGTAGCGTGTCCACCGCTGGATGGAGGTGCAGGAGTAGGAGGGGCTGCCTCCGCTGGTGGCTCCATGAACTGTGTGGACTATGGCTCCATGACCCGTGACATCAAAAGAGATATGAACAGAAGGTTTCCCTACAGGGGCAAGGAGGTGCCAACCCCTGTCCCTCCCACAATGgttccgcctcctcctccatcccaaGCCTCACAGACCCAGGGACCCCAGGAGTCAGAACTGCCCAAGCCACCGAGGCCCCTGAATGCCCCTTCACCCGTCAGTGCAGTTGTAGCCTTCTCCGTGGTGTCACCAGAGATCAAGCAGGCCATAGAGAGCGTGAAGTACATCGCCGAGAACATGAGGACTCGCAACAAAGCCAAAGAG ATAGAGGACGACTGGAAGTATGTGGCGATGGTCATCGACAGGATCTTCCTGTGGGTttttgtgatggtgtgtgtgctgggaACACTGGGACTCTTCCTTCAGCCGCTCATCAGCTTCTTAAAATGA